ATCCGGGTATTCCTCAAATATGATCATTACGGCACACCCGTAATCAAAAAGATTCAGAGAGTATCAAAACCTGGACTTAGAAAATACTGCTCATCTCAAGATGTGCCGCGTGTACTCAATGGTTTCGGTATAGCTATACTCACAACCTCGCAAGGCGTAATGACCGATAAGGAAGCCCGCAAGCTTGGTGTCGGTGGTGAAATTATCTGCGAAGTTTACTAAAAACAGGATTTTCAAATGTCACGTATAGGAATTTTACCCATACCTGTACCTGAAAAAGTTGAAGTAAAGCTTTCAGGTAACAGCGTCTCCGTTAAAGGAACAAACGGCGAGTTATCAATTGATGTAGATCCCTGCCTTACAATTAAGTTTGAGGATAACACCCTGTCATTGGAGCGTATCAATGACGACAGAACAAGCCGCGCCCGTCATGGATTGTACCGCTCCCTGGTGAACAACATGGTGACCGGTGTGTCTGAGGGATTCAAAAAAATGCTTGAGATTCAGGGCGTTGGTTACCGTGCTTCTTTCAACAACGGTATTCTTGAACTGGCTCTGGGCTACTCGCACTCGTTTTATTTTGTACCTCCCGAAGGTATAAACATCGAAGTTGATACCAAGACCACTAAAAACCCGCGCATCATTGTATCCGGTCCGGATAAAGCGCTTGTGGGTCAGGTATCCGCCAAAATCCGCTCTCTCCGTAAGCCTGAGCCTTACAAAGGCAAAGGTATCCGCTA
This genomic stretch from Cyclonatronum proteinivorum harbors:
- the rpsH gene encoding 30S ribosomal protein S8 — protein: MTDPIADYLTRIRNAQRAGHRRVDIPASKMKRALTQILHDKGYIQNYLDIDDNKQGLIRVFLKYDHYGTPVIKKIQRVSKPGLRKYCSSQDVPRVLNGFGIAILTTSQGVMTDKEARKLGVGGEIICEVY
- the rplF gene encoding 50S ribosomal protein L6, whose product is MSRIGILPIPVPEKVEVKLSGNSVSVKGTNGELSIDVDPCLTIKFEDNTLSLERINDDRTSRARHGLYRSLVNNMVTGVSEGFKKMLEIQGVGYRASFNNGILELALGYSHSFYFVPPEGINIEVDTKTTKNPRIIVSGPDKALVGQVSAKIRSLRKPEPYKGKGIRYVGEFVRKKAGKSSGR